Below is a window of Microcoleus sp. AS-A8 DNA.
GGTTCAACATAGCCTAACCTTGGTAAGCTTTCATCTACTTCCTGCATTCGAGTCTTGTGCCAAATAAAGTTTTAGGACTGCTAGCTAGCAACAACCGAGCAATCCTCACTGTCATTTGTTGGTTTAGGGGGAACATATTTCATGCCATATCGATTTGCAATGTTCTTCAAAATCCCTTCATCAACTCTGCCAAAGCCTTTTTTAAGCGAGTGTAAAACCGCCTTCGTCAAAATCTTGATTAAGATACCTATACGGGCTTCCGTACTGATGGCTAGAGTTTCAAACATCGTTCCTTTCGTTAAACAAGATGCTTCCGGTAGGGCAAGGATATCAAGCTCGATAGTCCGTAAGGTTTTTCTCAAGTCTTCGTAGTTGAGTTTCTCAAACTCGAATAACGTTGGAAAGCAAGTTAGTAAGTCGAAGCAATCCAATTTGCTGTCTACTTCCTGTCCTCCAACTAAAACAATAGGAACCCCAGACTCATCAAAAAGCTGCTTCAGATCGAGTAGGGCTTCTCGTTGAAGATTGTCTGCATTGTCAACGATGACTAGTTCAATGCCAAATAGCTCAAGGCTACCTGCCAATCTAGGACGCAAATCCTCCCGCTTACCGTTGGCTGCTGCATGATTAATGTCCTTGAGAATTTGTGTAAATAATCGTTTGGAACTCGATTCTGACCACGCTCTCACATAAGAAACTCGTTTGCGATCCTCTTCTCGATAGTGGATTGATGCACGGCTTTTGCCGACATCCCTCGGACCAATAACACGACCACATTGTTTAAGGAACCGCAGTTCATCCAACCATTTGAAGTAGTCAGAAGAGCGATCGGTTGGAATAAAACCCGTTTTGAATAGCTCCTCTATTTCAGCAGCCTTGGCAAGTTGAGCGGTTAAATCTAACTGAGGAGCCAAAACTTCAACAGGTGTCTGAGTTACAAGTTGCGATCGCGCCATAGTCACCAGATCCTTTTCAATTTGCTTTGACGATTAGAAATTATCAGCCGATGCCTCTCCTGCTCTTGAGCATCAGATGTAGAGGGTAATGTTTCTTCGGGTTGTGGTTCTGGTTGTTGAGGCTTGATTTGTTCCCTGGAAATCCGTTCTGGCAAAAGTTCAAGCGGCTCATTTTTCTTTGAAGAGGTTGAAGCCCTATCCTGACGTAACTTGACGACATTTGAGTCTTTTTTGGAGGCTTGCCGTAACTGTTTTTGTTCAGCTCGCTGCCTGTCCTTTTTGTCCTGTTTACGTTCCTCAACAAGTTTCTTCCGTTTGCCTAGCGCCAGCAGAGCATCATAGTTTGAATGTTCCTTACGAGCTTGGCTTCGCTCTTTGTTGAGCCTTTTCAACTCATCCAAACTCAAATCCTGACTATCCAGGTTTATCGCATGAGCATATCCCAGAAAATCTCCCAGCTTGTCATCCGTTTCGTTGCTGTAGACACACAACGTCAGGATATTGTCAGGGTCGTATCGCAATGTGACGTATTTGCCGCTATGTTGCCTGAGTGATTCTCCTCGATAGGTCAGATTCTTAAATTGGACAGAGCCATGAGCTTGAACAACTCGCTGAGTCTCTTGCATTAGACAAATATCTAGTTCTCGCTCGTCTGGCACTTCAGGTAATTTTCCACCCATTCCTTTAAACCATCTCTCAAACCTTGTATCCTTAGGGTCTTTGGGATATGGCTGGTGGTTATAGTCATCGCAGAAGAACCCAGCTAGGATTTTATCCAAATCGTGAATGGTCAAGCAGGCTTCCTTTTCTGCCTGCTCCGGGCGCTCCTGAACATTTGGACCTGTGTAACCAGGGAGTCCCTTGAGAACCTGAGTATTGATGGTTTTGAAAACTCGTTCTACAATCCCGCCTTGAGGAGGGCGATCGCGCAGTTCGCACTGGAAACCTAGCTTCTTACCAATGGCTTTTAGATGCTTTGAGCGAAAATCCTTCCCACCGTCAGTAAAAAAATATTGGAGCGGAGAGCCACCTATCTCCCACGGTTTTCCAAGCTCATATCCAGAGGGATAGTTCTTGGGTAAGATGGCATGTCTTAAAGCCAGAGCTACCTCATCAGAACCTGGTTGCTTTCTCCATAAGTGATAACCAAGAACGCAGCTTGAGAAAGTGTCTACGACAGTAGTTAACCAAGGTCGCTCAGGTAATAGCACGCCATCACTATCGACGATCCGAATATCCAGCTTTGTGTGGTCACATTGGACGATTTGGTTGCTAAACTCCGCCTTCAATAGTTGTCCAGTTCTTGTCTCAACTGCCAGCCAAGAGCCTGAACCCGGATTTCTAACACGCTTTTTCCGGTTTTGATGCTCAATTAAGGGCTTCAACACTCGATAGATCGTGGCTGGATGGGGATAGTCACCCTCTTCAATCCCAAGCTCAACGATTGCGTGTCGCTTCACTTCACGAACGACTTCTGCTGGAGATAGTGGATGTTTATCCTTAATACTCTTCTCATAACTTGTCTTAACAAATTCTTCCCAGTATTCACTGATGCGATGCTTCCCCTTATCTGAGCGTTGCGCTCCTGTTGTCTCTGGCAGCTCATCTTTGATGTATTGCTTGAGGAGGCGCTCTACCTGCCGAGTAGAAATATTTAGGGTATTTGCGATCACCTGCTTCCTTTGAGACTTAATCGTGCGATTCGGAGATTCGGCAAGCCATTGAACGAGATTAAATTTAAGTTTGTGTTTATCAGCCGTTTCTCGAAGAATTTGTGAGGGATCGACTTGAAAATTACTCTCACCGAGGTAGAGAGTATCTAAATCTTGTGTCAATTCTTCTGTCAGTTCAGATGGGTCGTCTAGCATCGAGGAGAAGAGCATCCATTCTGAGGAGCAGTAAAAATGTACCATTACTCCGGAAAAATAGCTAGACAATACGACACTCAATTTGCGAGGTCACCAAATCAAGAAAAACGACAATTTATTTGCGAATTAAGATTTTCGACATGGAATATGCGAAATCGACCCAATTGTCGCTCTTGGGCTTGAAAAGCTTGGAAAGCTTGTGATGAAAAGCTTTCACGGATTTAAATTATATATGTCGCGCTCTTGAAGTGCGACATTTAATTTGCGAATGTACATATGTCAATTAACACTTTATGTGTTCGCCGTTAACACATTGATGTCGCT
It encodes the following:
- a CDS encoding ATP-binding protein — protein: MARSQLVTQTPVEVLAPQLDLTAQLAKAAEIEELFKTGFIPTDRSSDYFKWLDELRFLKQCGRVIGPRDVGKSRASIHYREEDRKRVSYVRAWSESSSKRLFTQILKDINHAAANGKREDLRPRLAGSLELFGIELVIVDNADNLQREALLDLKQLFDESGVPIVLVGGQEVDSKLDCFDLLTCFPTLFEFEKLNYEDLRKTLRTIELDILALPEASCLTKGTMFETLAISTEARIGILIKILTKAVLHSLKKGFGRVDEGILKNIANRYGMKYVPPKPTNDSEDCSVVAS
- a CDS encoding Mu transposase C-terminal domain-containing protein, giving the protein MVHFYCSSEWMLFSSMLDDPSELTEELTQDLDTLYLGESNFQVDPSQILRETADKHKLKFNLVQWLAESPNRTIKSQRKQVIANTLNISTRQVERLLKQYIKDELPETTGAQRSDKGKHRISEYWEEFVKTSYEKSIKDKHPLSPAEVVREVKRHAIVELGIEEGDYPHPATIYRVLKPLIEHQNRKKRVRNPGSGSWLAVETRTGQLLKAEFSNQIVQCDHTKLDIRIVDSDGVLLPERPWLTTVVDTFSSCVLGYHLWRKQPGSDEVALALRHAILPKNYPSGYELGKPWEIGGSPLQYFFTDGGKDFRSKHLKAIGKKLGFQCELRDRPPQGGIVERVFKTINTQVLKGLPGYTGPNVQERPEQAEKEACLTIHDLDKILAGFFCDDYNHQPYPKDPKDTRFERWFKGMGGKLPEVPDERELDICLMQETQRVVQAHGSVQFKNLTYRGESLRQHSGKYVTLRYDPDNILTLCVYSNETDDKLGDFLGYAHAINLDSQDLSLDELKRLNKERSQARKEHSNYDALLALGKRKKLVEERKQDKKDRQRAEQKQLRQASKKDSNVVKLRQDRASTSSKKNEPLELLPERISREQIKPQQPEPQPEETLPSTSDAQEQERHRLIISNRQSKLKRIW